Proteins encoded together in one Columba livia isolate bColLiv1 breed racing homer chromosome 3, bColLiv1.pat.W.v2, whole genome shotgun sequence window:
- the B3GALNT2 gene encoding UDP-GalNAc:beta-1,3-N-acetylgalactosaminyltransferase 2 isoform X1 — MRNWLVLLCPCAVGVALHLWLLLGCSGGPGRYPAGPLAFFPQWKLKHYDVIVGVLSARHNHELRSVIRDTWFKHLKEHPALSQRVLVKFIIGAYGCAVPVEDREDPYSCKLLNISNPVLNQEIEAFSLPEDVPSVLSEDRIVSVNFRVLYPIVITSLGVFYEADGVGFQRNITVKLYQAEHEEALFSARFSPPSCGVQVNRLWYKPVEQFILPESFEGTIVWESQDLQGLVSRNLHKVMVNDGGGVFRVITAGEGSLPHELTEGVEGIAGGFIYTIQEGDALLKSLHTRPERFTSHIKNLEKEDALLKEESNTYDDIVFVDVIDTYRNVPAKLLNFYRWTVESTSFDLLLKTDDDCYIDLEAVFNRITQKKLDRPNIWWGNFRLNWAVDRTGKWQELEYPSPAYPAFACGSGYVISKDIVQWLASNAERLKTYQVVKCQGEDVSMGIWMAAVGPKRYQDSLWLCEKMCESGMLSSPQYSPQELRELWRLKELCGDPCRCEER, encoded by the exons GTCCGCTGgccttctttcctcagtggaagCTGAAACATTATGATGTTATTGTAGGTGTTTTGTCAGCAAGACACAATCATGAACTGCGCAGTGTTATAAGGGACACATGGTTCAAGCACCTGAAAGAACATCCTGCACTGAGCCAACG tgTCCTTGTGAAGTTTATAATAGGTGCGTATGGTTGTGCTGTGCCAGTGGAGGACAGAGAAGACCCCTACTCCTGCAAACTTCTGAACATCAGCAACCCAG TTTTGAATCAGGAAATTGAAGCATTCAGTCTCCCTGAGGACGTACCTTCCGTGCTATCTGAAGACAGAATTGTCAGTGTGAACTTTCGTGTACTTTACCCCATTGTCATTACCAGTCTTGGAGTATTTTATGAGGCTGATGGGGTGGGATTCCAGAGGAACATCACTGTAAAACTGTACCAGGCCGAACATGAG GAAGCTCTCTTCAGCGCTCGCTTTAGTCCACCAAGCTGTGGAGTGCAAGTGAACAGATTGTGGTACAAGCCAGTAGAGCAGTTCATTTTGCCAGAG AGTTTTGAAGGTACCATTGTGTGGGAGAGCCAGGATCTTCAGGGCCTTGTTTCAAGAAACCTTCATAAAGTGATGGTGAATGATGGAGGGGGTGTTTTCAGAGTCATTACA GCAGGGGAAGGGTCACTGCCACATGAACTCACAGAAGGTGTGGAGGGAATAGCAGGTGGTTTTATCTACACTATTCAAG AAGGCGATGCTCTTTTAAAAAGCCTCCATACTCGCCCGGAAAGGTTTACAAGTCACataaaaaatcttgaaaaagaAGATGCTTTATTGAAGGAAGAGAGCAATACCTATGATGATATTGTTTTTGTAGATGTTATTGACACTTACAGAAATGTTCCAGCCAAACTGCTGAACTTCTACCGATG GACAGTTGAATCAACAAGTTTTGATTTGTTGCTGAAGACAGACGATGACTGTTACATTGATTTGGAGGCTGTTTTTAACagaataacacagaaaaaattgGACAGGCCAAACATTTGGTGGGGAaa TTTCAGACTAAATTGGGCAGTTGATCGAACTGGGAAATGGCAAGAGCTGGAGTACCCAAGTCCTGCATATCCAGCCTTTGCTTGTGGTTCCGGCTACGTCATCTCCAAAGACATCGTTCAGTGGTTGGCAAGCAACGCTGAAAGATTAAAGACATACCAGGTAGTAAAATGCCAG GGGGAAGATGTGAGTATGGGCATCTGGATGGCAGCTGTAGGACCCAAGCGATATCAA GATAGTCTCTGGTTGTGTGAGAAGATGTGTGAGAGTGGCATGCTGTCCTCCCCCCAGTATTCTCCACAGGAACTGAGAGAGCTCTGGAGATTAAAGGAACTGTGTGGAGATCCTTGTAGATGTGAGGAAAGATGA